Proteins from one Catenuloplanes atrovinosus genomic window:
- the fliS gene encoding flagellar export chaperone FliS: MTSPALRNPYLNDSINTASPGRLLVMLYDRLVLDVAQGEEALLAGDRTTGSDRLQHAQEIIIELRSTLDMSVWSGAAGLAALYAYWLTELIGANVSGDAARARLVREQIEPVRDAWREAAAQPATAG, from the coding sequence ATGACCAGCCCGGCCCTGCGGAATCCGTACCTCAACGACTCCATCAACACCGCCTCGCCCGGGCGGTTGCTGGTGATGCTCTACGACCGCCTGGTGCTCGACGTGGCACAGGGCGAGGAGGCGCTGCTGGCCGGCGACCGGACCACCGGCTCGGACCGGCTCCAGCACGCCCAGGAGATCATCATCGAGCTGCGCTCGACGCTCGACATGTCCGTCTGGTCCGGCGCGGCCGGACTGGCCGCGCTGTACGCGTACTGGCTGACGGAGCTGATCGGCGCGAACGTCAGCGGTGACGCCGCCCGCGCCCGGCTGGTCCGGGAGCAGATCGAGCCGGTCCGGGACGCCTGGCGGGAGGCGGCCGCGCAGCCCGCGACGGCCGGCTGA
- the fliG gene encoding flagellar motor switch protein FliG, with protein sequence MASGTMTGLRKAAVMLVQMDKERSAKLLAQLKESEVEELSAEIARLGRVEADTADTVLDEFHAQITVRHAGQGGLEYARELLEASLGPERASMILDRLNASMTDMPFNFLSHADPRQVLSFLQHEHPQTIALVLAHLPSTLASQILSGLDANAQSDVAHRIAKMDRTSPEVIRQVEIAFERKLSTVLQPSELSTVGGLQPLVDIINRSDRGSERLILEGLEGRDPELAEEIRRRMFMFEDIKTLEDRAIQLILRQVESNDLATALKGVATEVRDKVVRNLSERARENLLEEIELLGPVRLRMVEEAQTKIVQVIRALEDSGQIEIQRGGDDADELIA encoded by the coding sequence GTGGCGAGCGGAACGATGACCGGCCTGCGCAAGGCCGCCGTGATGCTGGTCCAGATGGACAAGGAGCGCTCCGCCAAGCTGCTGGCCCAGCTCAAGGAGAGCGAGGTCGAGGAACTCTCCGCGGAGATCGCCCGGCTGGGCCGGGTGGAGGCGGACACCGCGGACACCGTGCTGGACGAGTTCCACGCGCAGATCACCGTCCGGCACGCCGGTCAGGGTGGTCTGGAGTACGCCCGGGAGCTGCTGGAGGCGTCGCTCGGCCCGGAGCGCGCCTCGATGATCCTGGACCGGCTGAACGCGTCGATGACGGACATGCCGTTCAACTTCCTCAGCCACGCCGACCCCCGGCAGGTCCTCTCCTTCCTCCAGCACGAACACCCGCAGACGATCGCGCTGGTCCTGGCGCACCTGCCCTCCACGCTCGCCTCGCAGATCCTCTCCGGCCTGGACGCGAACGCGCAGTCCGACGTGGCGCACCGGATCGCGAAGATGGACCGCACCTCCCCCGAGGTCATCCGGCAGGTCGAGATCGCGTTCGAGCGGAAGCTCAGCACCGTGCTGCAGCCGTCCGAGCTCTCCACGGTCGGCGGCCTGCAACCCCTGGTGGACATCATCAACCGCTCGGACCGCGGCTCGGAGCGGCTCATCCTGGAGGGCCTGGAGGGCCGCGACCCGGAGCTGGCCGAGGAGATCCGGCGCCGGATGTTCATGTTCGAGGACATCAAGACGCTGGAGGACCGCGCGATCCAGCTCATCCTGCGCCAGGTGGAGTCGAACGACCTGGCCACCGCGCTCAAGGGCGTCGCCACGGAGGTCCGCGACAAGGTCGTGCGGAACCTGTCCGAGCGCGCCCGGGAAAACCTGCTGGAGGAGATCGAACTGCTCGGCCCGGTCCGGCTGCGGATGGTCGAGGAGGCGCAGACCAAGATCGTCCAGGTCATCCGCGCGCTCGAGGACTCCGGCCAGATCGAGATCCAGCGCGGCGGTGATGACGCGGATGAGCTCATCGCCTGA
- the flgN gene encoding flagellar export chaperone FlgN, with translation MSLIELSSVLWRTRELMELLLFKLEEEQVLLASGRSRWLAHATREVEMVLEQMRETEVIRAAHAQAAAVELGLPAEASLGEIADAAAAPWSDLLHEHRKSFLTLTAEISGLAATNRDLLSAGQRAARETMMIIAGSVETYGSKGQSVSVGHRARLVDEAI, from the coding sequence GTGAGCTTGATCGAACTGTCCAGCGTCCTGTGGCGAACCCGGGAGCTGATGGAGCTGCTGCTCTTCAAGCTCGAGGAGGAGCAGGTGCTGCTGGCCTCCGGCCGCTCGCGGTGGCTCGCGCACGCCACCCGCGAGGTCGAGATGGTCCTCGAGCAGATGCGCGAGACCGAGGTCATCCGCGCCGCCCACGCGCAGGCGGCCGCGGTCGAGCTCGGGCTTCCGGCCGAAGCCAGCCTGGGAGAGATCGCCGACGCGGCGGCCGCGCCGTGGAGCGACCTCCTCCATGAACACCGTAAGTCATTTCTGACCCTCACCGCGGAGATCAGCGGTCTTGCCGCCACCAACCGTGACCTGCTCTCAGCCGGGCAGCGCGCGGCGCGCGAGACCATGATGATCATCGCCGGTTCCGTCGAGACGTACGGCTCGAAGGGTCAGTCCGTGTCCGTCGGCCACCGTGCCCGCCTAGTGGATGAGGCGATTTGA
- the fliW gene encoding flagellar assembly protein FliW, giving the protein MNADLLDLPIIDLVSPMPGFPDKRQFVLVRLDENGLLYSLRSVDDADLRFLVMPPSPFFPDYAPEIDDEAAEMLGSPKPEDLMVLLVVTAGDSAAHATANLLAPIVIDRGNRRGMQTVLSGSGLPVRAELAIAG; this is encoded by the coding sequence ATGAACGCAGACCTGTTGGATCTGCCGATCATCGACCTGGTCTCTCCGATGCCCGGTTTCCCGGACAAGCGGCAGTTCGTCCTGGTCCGGCTGGACGAGAACGGACTGCTCTACTCGCTCAGGTCGGTCGACGACGCCGACCTGCGTTTCCTGGTTATGCCTCCGTCGCCGTTCTTCCCGGACTACGCTCCGGAGATCGACGACGAAGCCGCCGAGATGCTCGGCTCCCCGAAGCCGGAGGACCTGATGGTCCTGCTGGTAGTGACGGCCGGCGACAGCGCCGCGCACGCCACGGCGAACCTGCTCGCGCCGATCGTCATCGACCGGGGCAACCGCCGCGGCATGCAGACCGTGCTCAGCGGATCCGGTCTGCCGGTGCGCGCGGAGCTCGCCATCGCGGGGTGA
- the fliF gene encoding flagellar basal-body MS-ring/collar protein FliF, translated as MQKNRLPAPVRRLTDSFSSFTTGQKAVTIFAVLALAIGGYFFATWAAKPSYAMLFNNLSGEDASSIVESLTAAGVEYELADGGATIMVPQDQVYDLRIQMSGEGLPADSESGYKLLDEQGITTSEFMQHVGYQRALEGELNKTIGAIDGVQAATVHLAIPQKDVFSDDAEKPTASVLIAAQGNTPLNSQQVQSVVHLVASSVDGLDPTAVTVADSSGKVLSAGDGSAVGAGSGDSDQRTAAFQTQMNNKVQAMLDTVLGPGNSTVTTTADLDFDNTETRSTKYSYDPTVPALSESNSRETYSNGGNTAAGVLGPDNIQVPNGAAGAGGNYEATDNTRNNAVNKVEEVRKAAGGSLKKLNMGIIINSKVAGGMDPAEVERQVAAAVGIDTARGDTLAVSAVPFDTTAADAAAASLAQATTAEKQATYLSLAKTGAVVLILLILVFIAWRAGRRARRQRLTEEELARLAAEEEAERARRAMMSTQVEIERANDQHAEDRAMRQKEIERMVDEQPDEVAQMLRGWMSERR; from the coding sequence ATGCAGAAGAACCGGCTTCCGGCGCCCGTCCGCCGCCTGACCGACTCGTTCTCCTCCTTCACCACCGGCCAGAAGGCCGTCACGATCTTCGCGGTCCTCGCGCTCGCCATCGGCGGTTACTTCTTCGCCACGTGGGCCGCGAAGCCCTCGTACGCGATGTTGTTCAACAACCTCTCCGGTGAGGACGCGAGTTCGATCGTCGAGAGTCTGACGGCCGCGGGCGTGGAGTACGAGCTCGCCGACGGCGGCGCGACCATCATGGTTCCGCAGGACCAGGTGTACGACCTGCGGATTCAGATGAGCGGCGAAGGCCTGCCGGCCGACTCCGAGTCCGGCTACAAGCTGCTGGACGAGCAGGGCATCACCACCTCGGAGTTCATGCAGCACGTCGGCTACCAGCGGGCGCTGGAGGGCGAGCTCAACAAGACCATCGGCGCGATCGACGGCGTCCAGGCCGCGACCGTGCACCTGGCGATCCCGCAGAAGGACGTCTTCTCCGACGACGCGGAGAAGCCGACCGCGTCCGTGCTGATCGCCGCGCAGGGCAACACCCCGCTGAACAGCCAGCAGGTCCAGTCGGTCGTCCACCTGGTCGCGTCCAGCGTCGACGGCCTCGACCCGACCGCGGTCACCGTGGCCGACTCGTCCGGCAAGGTGCTCTCCGCCGGCGACGGCAGCGCGGTGGGCGCCGGCAGCGGCGACTCCGACCAGCGGACCGCGGCATTCCAGACCCAGATGAACAACAAGGTCCAGGCGATGCTGGACACGGTGCTCGGCCCGGGCAACTCGACCGTCACCACCACCGCGGACCTGGACTTCGACAACACCGAGACCCGATCCACCAAGTACAGCTACGACCCGACCGTGCCGGCGCTCTCCGAGTCCAACAGCCGGGAGACGTACTCCAACGGTGGCAACACCGCGGCCGGCGTGCTCGGCCCGGACAACATCCAGGTGCCGAACGGCGCCGCGGGCGCCGGCGGCAACTACGAGGCCACCGACAACACCAGGAACAACGCGGTCAACAAGGTCGAGGAGGTCCGCAAGGCCGCCGGTGGCTCGCTCAAGAAGCTCAACATGGGCATCATCATCAACAGCAAGGTCGCGGGCGGCATGGACCCGGCCGAGGTGGAGAGGCAGGTCGCGGCCGCGGTCGGCATCGACACCGCCCGCGGTGACACGCTCGCCGTGTCGGCCGTGCCGTTCGACACCACGGCCGCGGACGCCGCCGCCGCGTCGCTGGCCCAGGCGACCACCGCGGAGAAGCAGGCCACGTACCTGTCGCTGGCCAAGACCGGCGCGGTGGTGCTGATCCTGCTGATCCTGGTGTTCATCGCGTGGCGCGCCGGCCGCCGGGCCCGCCGCCAGCGCCTGACCGAGGAGGAGCTGGCCCGCCTGGCCGCCGAGGAGGAGGCCGAGCGCGCCCGGCGCGCCATGATGAGCACGCAGGTCGAGATCGAGCGCGCCAACGACCAGCACGCCGAGGACCGCGCGATGCGCCAGAAGGAGATCGAGCGGATGGTCGACGAGCAGCCCGACGAGGTCGCGCAGATGCTTCGCGGCTGGATGTCGGAGCGCCGCTAG
- the fliD gene encoding flagellar filament capping protein FliD, which translates to MTTSVSGLVSGMDTNSLVTQLMQVEAVGQTRLKSKVSTEEKAVTAYQSVNTKLAAIETAADELGKLATWRSAKATSSSSTVTATTASANTTQTGTVTFDVISLAKAQVSTTRAVSTGDATSHSSLTITKGDGTQSSVDISADRSLAGIASAINGAGLGIKATVVALEGGESVLQLSSTKAGVANGFTIDGGFDTEVKTPTAATDAKLQVGGADADGGYAVTSTSNTFGNLITGTSITVTKEGETGVRVDVASDTSAITAKVKSMVDAMNGAFSEINKQTAYNTSASKSSAAALTGDFSVRQISQKLLGTVSGGLDGFGSLSKLGISLTRDGTVSFDETKFKATYEADPDAIKTATTSYATKVKELSDASQNGVTDVINGRKSLIDNMNDQISGWDVRLAARKLALTRQFSAMETSLSSLNNQSSWLSGQLASL; encoded by the coding sequence GTGACCACCAGCGTCAGCGGCCTCGTCAGCGGCATGGACACCAACTCGCTCGTCACGCAGCTCATGCAGGTCGAGGCGGTCGGTCAGACCCGGCTGAAGTCCAAGGTCAGCACGGAGGAGAAGGCGGTCACCGCCTACCAGTCCGTGAACACCAAGCTGGCCGCGATCGAGACCGCGGCCGACGAGCTCGGCAAGCTCGCCACCTGGCGCTCCGCGAAGGCCACCTCCAGCAGCAGCACCGTCACCGCCACCACCGCGAGCGCGAACACCACGCAGACCGGCACCGTCACGTTCGACGTGATCTCGCTGGCCAAGGCGCAGGTCTCCACCACGCGCGCCGTGAGCACCGGCGACGCCACCAGCCACAGCAGCCTCACCATCACCAAGGGTGACGGCACCCAGTCCAGCGTCGACATCTCCGCGGACCGCTCGCTCGCCGGCATCGCCAGCGCGATCAACGGCGCCGGTCTCGGGATCAAGGCCACCGTGGTGGCGCTGGAGGGCGGCGAGAGCGTCCTGCAGCTGAGTTCCACCAAGGCCGGCGTCGCCAACGGCTTCACCATCGACGGCGGCTTCGACACCGAGGTCAAGACGCCGACCGCGGCCACCGACGCGAAGCTCCAGGTGGGCGGCGCGGACGCGGACGGCGGCTACGCGGTCACCAGCACCAGCAACACGTTCGGCAACCTCATCACCGGCACCTCGATCACCGTCACCAAGGAGGGCGAGACCGGCGTCAGGGTCGACGTCGCCTCGGACACCTCGGCGATCACCGCGAAGGTGAAGTCGATGGTGGACGCGATGAACGGCGCGTTCTCCGAGATCAACAAGCAGACCGCGTACAACACCTCGGCCAGCAAGTCCTCCGCGGCGGCGCTGACCGGCGACTTCTCCGTGCGGCAGATCAGCCAGAAGCTGCTCGGCACGGTCAGCGGCGGGTTGGACGGCTTCGGCAGCCTCTCCAAGCTGGGCATCTCGCTCACCCGGGACGGCACGGTCTCCTTCGACGAGACGAAGTTCAAGGCCACCTACGAGGCGGACCCGGACGCGATCAAGACGGCCACCACCTCGTACGCCACCAAGGTCAAGGAGCTGTCGGACGCGTCCCAGAACGGCGTCACGGACGTGATCAACGGCCGCAAGTCGCTGATCGACAACATGAACGACCAGATCAGCGGCTGGGACGTCCGCCTGGCCGCGCGCAAGCTCGCGCTGACCCGGCAGTTCTCCGCGATGGAGACCTCGCTCAGTTCCTTGAACAACCAGTCCAGCTGGCTGTCCGGACAGCTCGCCAGCCTGTAG
- the flgK gene encoding flagellar hook-associated protein FlgK has translation MASTFSGITTALSSLYAQRRALDVTGQNIANANTEGYTRQRVQMTSASGNTLPTMWSTSDGIGNGVSISDIRRTRDEFLEGRGREERANSAYLTNQKQQFVTIENTFAEPSDTALQHQLGELWGAFSDVANNPNDRAIRTALIQQGNTVVDGVRSAYDALGAQWKANRDQAEAYATEVNTLAKNIAQLNTTIQRATAAGLPVNEMADQRDVQLMKLSELTGSTASIQADGTAAVYLGGSGLVQGVTAREIRVTGADRLQNQTADPANGVAVRWADSGTAAQVGGTLASIQDTLTTTIPKYANSLDGVAANLANTVNALHTGGYGLDGAGGREFFTGTTAESLRVAFDNPDFVAASSTSGTFDAANADALADLATTAGGPGETYAVMIANLGVEAQSVDRRQAIQSVVTRDTDAARESFAGVNLDEEMTQLITYQRGYEAASRVLTAVDEMLDVLINRMAV, from the coding sequence ATGGCGAGTACCTTCTCCGGCATCACCACCGCGCTCAGCTCGCTCTACGCCCAGCGCCGCGCGCTGGACGTGACCGGGCAGAACATCGCGAACGCCAACACCGAGGGCTACACCCGGCAGCGCGTGCAGATGACCTCGGCCAGCGGCAACACGCTGCCGACCATGTGGTCGACCTCGGACGGGATCGGCAACGGCGTCTCCATCTCCGACATCCGCCGCACCCGGGACGAGTTCCTGGAGGGGCGCGGGCGTGAGGAGCGCGCGAACAGCGCGTACCTGACCAACCAAAAGCAGCAGTTCGTCACGATCGAGAACACGTTCGCGGAGCCGAGCGACACCGCGCTCCAGCACCAGCTCGGCGAGCTGTGGGGCGCGTTCAGCGACGTCGCGAACAACCCGAACGACAGGGCGATCCGGACCGCGCTGATCCAGCAGGGCAACACCGTGGTCGACGGCGTCCGCTCCGCCTACGACGCGCTGGGCGCGCAGTGGAAGGCGAACCGTGACCAGGCCGAGGCGTACGCCACCGAGGTCAACACGCTCGCCAAGAACATCGCCCAGCTGAACACCACGATCCAGCGCGCCACCGCGGCCGGCCTGCCGGTCAACGAGATGGCCGACCAGCGCGACGTGCAGCTGATGAAGCTCTCCGAGCTGACCGGCTCGACCGCCAGCATCCAGGCCGACGGTACGGCCGCGGTCTACCTCGGCGGGTCCGGCCTGGTGCAGGGCGTCACCGCCCGGGAGATCCGGGTGACCGGCGCGGACCGGCTGCAGAACCAGACCGCCGACCCGGCCAACGGCGTGGCCGTGCGCTGGGCCGACTCCGGCACGGCGGCGCAGGTCGGCGGCACGCTCGCGTCGATCCAGGACACGCTCACCACCACCATCCCGAAGTACGCGAACTCCCTCGACGGCGTCGCCGCGAACCTGGCGAACACGGTCAACGCGCTGCACACCGGCGGGTACGGCCTGGACGGCGCCGGCGGCCGGGAATTCTTCACCGGCACCACCGCGGAGTCCCTGCGCGTCGCGTTCGACAACCCGGACTTCGTGGCGGCGTCCTCGACGTCCGGCACCTTCGACGCGGCGAACGCCGACGCGCTGGCCGACCTCGCGACCACGGCGGGCGGGCCGGGCGAGACGTACGCCGTGATGATCGCCAACCTGGGCGTGGAGGCGCAGTCCGTCGACCGCCGCCAGGCGATCCAGTCCGTGGTCACCCGGGACACCGACGCGGCGCGGGAGTCGTTCGCCGGCGTCAACCTGGACGAGGAGATGACCCAGCTGATCACGTACCAGCGTGGGTACGAGGCCGCGTCCCGGGTGCTCACCGCGGTCGACGAGATGCTCGACGTGCTGATCAACCGCATGGCGGTCTAG
- the flgL gene encoding flagellar hook-associated protein FlgL, giving the protein MAMQLRVTDGAITNRVLANLQGNLTRVGNLQEQLSSGKQISRPSDSPTGTVSAMQLRGESRAVQQYSRNASDGLGWLGVIDTALTSSLSQTGKVRELVLQGMSAGTASTADARAALAAEVENLRNSLIGVANTKYLDRPVFGGTTTGERAFDAAGSFIGDAGTVMRTVGDNSKVQVDANGAQVFGANGSGSQLFTVLDSIANNLRSSNTAGLDADLQNLDVAIGTIKTNLADVGARYNRIETSRTAADDRLLNVKSQLSEIEDIDLPNTIMQMQLQQTAYQAALQATAKVIQPSLMDFLR; this is encoded by the coding sequence ATGGCGATGCAGCTGAGGGTCACCGACGGTGCCATCACCAACCGGGTGCTGGCGAACCTGCAGGGCAACCTGACCCGGGTCGGCAACCTGCAGGAGCAGCTCTCCAGCGGCAAGCAGATCAGCCGCCCGTCCGACTCGCCGACCGGCACGGTCTCGGCCATGCAGCTGCGCGGCGAGTCGCGGGCGGTCCAGCAGTACTCGCGCAACGCCTCGGACGGGCTCGGCTGGCTCGGCGTCATCGACACCGCGCTGACCAGCTCGCTGTCCCAGACCGGGAAGGTGCGCGAGCTGGTGCTCCAGGGCATGTCGGCCGGCACCGCCAGCACCGCCGACGCCCGCGCCGCGCTCGCCGCCGAGGTGGAGAACCTCCGGAACTCGCTGATCGGCGTGGCGAACACCAAGTACCTGGACCGGCCGGTGTTCGGCGGCACCACCACCGGGGAGCGGGCGTTCGACGCGGCCGGCTCCTTCATCGGCGACGCCGGCACGGTGATGCGCACGGTCGGCGACAACTCCAAGGTCCAGGTGGACGCGAACGGCGCGCAGGTCTTCGGCGCCAACGGCTCGGGCTCGCAGCTGTTCACCGTGCTCGACTCGATCGCGAACAATCTGCGCTCGTCGAACACCGCCGGCCTTGACGCCGATCTTCAGAATCTCGACGTCGCGATTGGTACGATCAAGACAAATCTGGCCGACGTCGGTGCGCGGTACAACCGCATCGAGACGAGTCGCACCGCCGCCGACGACCGGCTGCTGAACGTGAAGAGCCAGCTCTCGGAGATCGAGGACATCGACCTCCCCAACACCATCATGCAGATGCAGTTGCAGCAGACGGCTTACCAGGCGGCGCTCCAGGCGACCGCGAAGGTGATCCAGCCCTCGCTGATGGATTTCCTGCGCTAG
- a CDS encoding flagellar basal body rod protein FlgB, translating to MFDDVTSSALRIAVNGLAARQKAIANNIANIETPGYHAQKVKFEEALSQAVDSGRPARVAPSVDRSLEPTRLNGSNVNLDEETLSHVDTSMRYQLTLRALDSKYGLISTVLKG from the coding sequence GTGTTCGACGATGTCACGTCGTCCGCGCTGCGCATCGCCGTGAACGGGCTCGCCGCCCGCCAGAAGGCGATCGCGAACAACATCGCCAACATCGAGACGCCGGGCTACCACGCCCAGAAGGTGAAGTTCGAGGAGGCGCTCTCCCAGGCCGTCGATTCGGGCCGGCCGGCCCGCGTCGCGCCGTCCGTGGACCGGTCGCTGGAGCCGACCCGGCTCAACGGCAGCAACGTCAACCTCGACGAGGAGACGCTGTCGCACGTCGACACGTCCATGCGGTACCAGCTCACGCTGCGCGCGCTGGACAGCAAGTACGGCCTGATCAGCACGGTTCTCAAGGGCTGA
- a CDS encoding flagellin N-terminal helical domain-containing protein, with protein MGLRINQNIAAQNAYRNLSVTDGQMSKSLEKLSSGFRINRAADDAAGLSISEGLRAQTGGLKVAVRNAQDGISVVQTAEGALTEVHSILQRMRDLSVQASSSGSNDTDARTASNTEFQELGKELDRIANTTKFGSQKLLDGSYSGDFQVDWKDVTTTGGKFQVAITQAMDSTGLGVGGQDLVAAGGADTALAAIDTAITNVSTTRATLGAYQNRLEHTINNLNVSVENLSASESRIRDTDMAQEMVSFTRAQILSQAGTSMLAQANQAPQGVLSLLR; from the coding sequence ATGGGTCTTCGCATCAACCAGAACATCGCCGCGCAGAACGCCTACCGGAACCTGTCCGTCACCGACGGCCAGATGTCCAAGTCGCTGGAGAAGCTGTCCAGCGGTTTCCGGATCAACCGGGCGGCCGACGACGCGGCTGGTCTGAGCATCAGCGAGGGCCTGCGCGCCCAGACCGGTGGCCTGAAGGTCGCCGTTCGTAACGCGCAGGACGGTATCAGCGTCGTGCAGACCGCTGAGGGTGCGCTCACCGAGGTGCACAGCATCCTGCAGCGTATGCGTGACCTGTCCGTGCAGGCGTCGTCGTCCGGTTCCAACGACACGGACGCGCGTACCGCCAGCAACACCGAGTTCCAGGAGCTGGGCAAGGAGCTGGACCGGATCGCGAACACCACCAAGTTCGGGTCCCAGAAGCTGCTCGACGGTTCCTACTCCGGCGACTTCCAGGTGGACTGGAAGGACGTCACCACCACGGGTGGCAAGTTCCAGGTGGCGATCACCCAGGCCATGGACTCCACCGGTCTGGGCGTCGGCGGCCAGGACCTGGTCGCCGCTGGTGGTGCCGACACGGCCCTCGCGGCCATCGACACCGCCATCACGAACGTCTCCACCACCCGTGCGACGCTCGGTGCTTACCAGAACCGCCTCGAGCACACGATCAACAACCTGAACGTGTCGGTCGAGAACCTGTCGGCGTCGGAGTCGCGTATCCGTGACACCGACATGGCCCAGGAGATGGTCTCGTTCACGCGGGCCCAGATCCTGTCGCAGGCTGGCACCTCCATGCTGGCCCAGGCGAACCAGGCCCCGCAGGGCGTTCTGTCGCTGCTCCGCTAA
- a CDS encoding flagellar hook-basal body complex protein FliE → MTSPISGISGIGAALPIAPVAPSAPSSTPAVSGPSESFASMLTDGLENLQKVQGRADELAVQAANGTLSDPAAYTMASTEAALATQLTVAVRNKAVEAFTEIMRMQA, encoded by the coding sequence ATGACATCTCCTATTTCCGGCATCTCCGGAATCGGCGCCGCGCTGCCCATCGCACCCGTCGCGCCGTCCGCGCCGTCCTCCACCCCGGCCGTCTCCGGGCCCAGCGAGAGCTTCGCCTCGATGCTCACCGACGGCCTGGAAAACCTTCAGAAGGTGCAGGGCCGTGCCGATGAGCTGGCTGTACAAGCCGCTAACGGCACTCTCTCGGATCCCGCCGCCTACACGATGGCCAGCACCGAAGCGGCGCTGGCGACGCAGCTCACCGTGGCAGTCAGGAACAAGGCCGTTGAGGCCTTCACAGAGATCATGAGGATGCAGGCTTAA
- a CDS encoding sigma-70 family RNA polymerase sigma factor — protein MTAVAAATAANVATAHEQEHLIREHIPLVGHLVRDMLSRVPSHVNRDDLTSAGLAALVTAARGFDPSRGIPFARFAATRVRGALLDELRHLDWASRSVRSRARKTDTARQELTATLGRTPTQQELAGFLGIAVDELKEVEDDVQRAVVLSLQGFTTGAAEDMVTERTAGPEDLLLHRERIGYLHNAIAALPDRLRTVVNGYFMQERPMATIAAELGVTESRVSQLRAEALTLLRDGLNTHLDPELLDRTDRKDGCVARRRATYYQEVGSLGNLHTRLAFTDHHGVPIAIAA, from the coding sequence ATGACCGCCGTCGCCGCAGCCACCGCTGCGAACGTCGCCACCGCCCACGAGCAGGAACATCTGATCCGGGAACACATCCCGCTCGTCGGCCACCTGGTCCGCGACATGCTCAGCCGGGTGCCCTCGCACGTCAATCGCGACGACCTGACCTCGGCCGGCCTCGCCGCGCTGGTCACGGCCGCGCGCGGCTTCGATCCGTCGCGCGGCATCCCGTTCGCCCGGTTCGCCGCCACCCGCGTGCGGGGCGCCCTCCTCGACGAGCTGCGCCACCTGGACTGGGCATCCCGGTCCGTACGGTCCCGGGCCCGGAAGACCGACACCGCGCGCCAGGAGCTGACCGCCACGCTCGGCCGCACGCCGACCCAGCAGGAACTGGCCGGGTTCCTCGGCATCGCGGTGGACGAGCTGAAGGAGGTCGAGGACGACGTGCAGCGCGCGGTCGTGCTCAGCCTCCAGGGCTTCACCACCGGCGCGGCGGAGGACATGGTCACCGAGCGGACCGCCGGCCCGGAGGACCTGCTGCTGCACCGCGAGCGGATCGGCTACCTGCACAACGCGATCGCGGCGCTGCCGGACCGGCTGCGCACGGTGGTCAACGGCTACTTCATGCAGGAGCGGCCGATGGCCACGATCGCGGCCGAGCTCGGCGTGACCGAGTCGCGGGTGTCCCAGCTGCGCGCGGAGGCGCTGACCCTGCTGCGGGACGGGCTCAACACGCACCTCGACCCGGAGCTGCTGGACCGCACCGACCGCAAGGACGGGTGCGTGGCCCGCCGGCGCGCCACCTATTACCAGGAGGTCGGCTCGCTCGGAAACCTGCACACCCGGCTGGCCTTCACCGATCATCACGGGGTGCCGATCGCGATAGCGGCCTGA
- a CDS encoding flagellar basal body rod protein FlgC produces the protein MSTFNTIGVASTGVTVYRKWLDAVSDNVANMNTVTRTSESAFRERYVIAQEAGDGNGVQVGGAAFGSAEGRLVHDPNHPLADADGYVRMPDIDLGSQMGQLVMAQRGYQANLSVVERAKDSYNAAIQLGKGS, from the coding sequence ATGAGCACGTTCAACACGATCGGCGTCGCCAGCACCGGCGTCACGGTCTACCGCAAGTGGCTGGACGCGGTGTCGGACAACGTCGCGAACATGAACACCGTCACCCGTACGTCCGAGTCCGCGTTCCGCGAGCGCTACGTCATCGCGCAGGAGGCCGGCGACGGCAACGGCGTGCAGGTCGGTGGCGCCGCGTTCGGCAGCGCCGAGGGCCGGCTGGTGCACGACCCGAACCACCCGCTCGCCGACGCCGACGGCTACGTGCGCATGCCCGACATCGACCTCGGCTCCCAGATGGGCCAGCTGGTCATGGCACAGCGCGGCTACCAGGCCAACCTGTCCGTCGTCGAACGCGCCAAAGACTCCTACAACGCCGCGATCCAGCTCGGGAAGGGCTCCTGA